In Natronococcus sp. AD-5, the genomic window CACTCGCCGGGTGAGCTGCGGCGCGAACGGCAGCGTCTGGAACCCGACCAGGAGCGCGTCCCGTCCGAACGGGGCGAGAAAGCGCGGGGCGCCGGCGGCCGGCACGCCTTCGGGGAGCACCAGCGCTGTGAGCGTCTCGGCGGCAGCGTCGAACAGCGGCGACGACGGCTGTGTCGACACGGCGGACGGCACCCGTCCGTCGGACGGCTCGCGCGCCGGGGCGAACGTCGCCGACGCGGTAATCGCGGCAGTCTCTCCCGGTGGGATCGAAACCGTCGCGGTGATCGTCGTCCGCGCGTCGTCGTCGACGGTCGTCGCTATCGACGACGCATCGGTCACGTCGATCGTCGCTCGCCGCGTCGTGCCGTCGGGACACTCGGCGGACAGGACGGCCCCGCCGGATCGCTCGCGAACGTCGAGCGTCCGGTCGACGGGCTCGCGCGCGGCGAAGAAGCCGGAACACTCGAACACGTGGCGAAACGCCGACCGGGCGGTGACTTCGACGTCGACCGTGCGCCGCTCGGCGGCGTAGTTCTCGACGGTCGTCGTCAGCGTAACGCCGTTCGCGTCGGGCACGAGCCGTTTCTCGAGCAGCAGCGGTCGAGCGTCGCCCCGGCCGTCGCCGGCCGCGCCGCTCGCTAGAACGGTCGTCACCCCGTCCGGGTCCGCTCGACGAGCGATGCGATCCCAGCCCGTCGTCGGCGCGTCGCGGTCCGTCGGTCGAACGGCGAGCTCGCGGAGGAACTGGACGTCGCTCGCGTAGACGCCGCTCTCGCCGTGGTCACCGCGGACGTCGCCGAACTCGTCGACGACGGCGACGACGCCGTCCGCGACGGCGAGCGCGCAGTCGTCGGGGATCACCGATCGATCACCTCGCCGCGCTCGTCGAAGCGGTGGACGGACGCCGCCGGAAACTGCAGCGTGGCGGTCGCGCCGGGTTCGATACGCTCGGGACGCTGGCGAAGCCGCGCGGTCACGAGTTCGCCGCCGCAGTCGAACTCGATCTCGTAGGCGTTGCCCAGCGGTTCGACGACGACCGCTTCGCCGTCGAGCTCGAACGTCCGAGCGTCGGTCGATCGCTCGCCGCCGTCAGCGACGGTGGCGGCCTCGCTGACGACGCGGACGTCTTCGGGACGAATCCCGATCGTCTCCGCGTCCGCCAGCGTCGGCTCGTCAGCCGCGACGCGATCGGGATCGAGGAAGTTCATGGGCGGTTCGCCGAGGAATCCCGCGACGAACTCGTTCGCCGGGTTCTCGTACACCGCTTTCGGCGTGCCGACCTGCTGGAGCTCGCCGTCGTTCATCACCGCGATACGATCGGCGAGACTCATCGCCTCCTCCTGGTCGTGCGTGACGTACACCGTCGTCGTCCCCAGTTGCTGCTGGAGGCGACGCAGCTCGGAGCGCGTCTGGACGCGGAGTTTGGCGTCGAGGTTCGACAGCGGTTCGTCCATGAGGAACGCGCGCGGCTCGCGGACGATCGTCCGCCCGAGCGCGACGCGCTGGCGCTGCCCGCCGCTCAGTTGTCCGGGCTTCTGATCAAGCAGATCGTCGATCTCGAGCAACTCGGCGGTCCGCCGAATGCGCTCGTCCGCGTCGTCGACGTCCATCTTGGCCAGCGGGAACTCGAGGTTTCCCCGGACCGACTTGTGCGGGTACAGCGCGTAGCTCTGGAACACCATCGAGAGCTCGCGGCGCTGGGGGAGCGTTTCGGTGACGTCCTCGCCGCCGATTGCGATGCGCCCCTCGGAGGGCGTCTCGAGGCCGGCGATCATCCGCAGCGTCGTCGACTTCCCGCAGCCCGACGGCCCCAGGAGGACGAGGAACTCCCCGTCCCGAATCGTCAACGCGAGGTCGTCGACGGCGACGAGATCGCCGAAGCGCTTCGTGACGCCGTCGAGTCTGATCTCGGCGCTCTCGTCGGAGCTCAGCGTGTCGGTCGCGGCGGTGGTGTTTCCGGACATGTTATCCCTCCACCGCGCCGAAGGTCAGCCCCTCGACCATGAACTTCTCGAGGTAGGTGAACATCACGATCAGCGGGACGCTCGTCAGCAGCGAGGCGGCCATGATCTCGCCCCAGACCTGGTGGAAGCCGGAGGCGAGCGCTTCGATGCCGATCGGCAGCGTGAACACGCCCTGGGACTCGAGGAAGATACTCGCGAACAGGTACTCGTTCCACGCGATCATGAAGGTGAAGAAGAACACCGCCACGATCGCCGGCGCCGACAGCGGGAGCGTGATCTTGAAGATCACCTCGAGCCGCGAGTAGCCGTCCATGATCGCCGCTTCTTCGATCTCCTCGGGAACCGACCGGAAGTAGTTCCCGAGCATGTACAGCGAGACGGGCAGCGTCTGCACGAGGTAGGTGATGAACAGGCTCCACAGCGAGTCGACGAAACCCAGCCAGACGATTAGCTGGAACATCGGGACCACGAGCAGGATGCCCGAGAACATGTAGACCATGAGCACGCCCCGGGAGAAGATCCCCCGGCCCCGATAATCCAGGCGCGCGAAACTGTAGGCGCCGAAGGTA contains:
- a CDS encoding ABC transporter ATP-binding protein, with translation MSGNTTAATDTLSSDESAEIRLDGVTKRFGDLVAVDDLALTIRDGEFLVLLGPSGCGKSTTLRMIAGLETPSEGRIAIGGEDVTETLPQRRELSMVFQSYALYPHKSVRGNLEFPLAKMDVDDADERIRRTAELLEIDDLLDQKPGQLSGGQRQRVALGRTIVREPRAFLMDEPLSNLDAKLRVQTRSELRRLQQQLGTTTVYVTHDQEEAMSLADRIAVMNDGELQQVGTPKAVYENPANEFVAGFLGEPPMNFLDPDRVAADEPTLADAETIGIRPEDVRVVSEAATVADGGERSTDARTFELDGEAVVVEPLGNAYEIEFDCGGELVTARLRQRPERIEPGATATLQFPAASVHRFDERGEVIDR
- a CDS encoding carbohydrate ABC transporter permease gives rise to the protein MSTKSTYRHTVESFKNALGLGEQTIETSLVERLVFYVALGLSLFVTLFPFYYMIVASLSPESSLYSLPPTLIPDEITFTHYRTVFGPETFPFLTYFKNSLIIATITAGASVFVATFGAYSFARLDYRGRGIFSRGVLMVYMFSGILLVVPMFQLIVWLGFVDSLWSLFITYLVQTLPVSLYMLGNYFRSVPEEIEEAAIMDGYSRLEVIFKITLPLSAPAIVAVFFFTFMIAWNEYLFASIFLESQGVFTLPIGIEALASGFHQVWGEIMAASLLTSVPLIVMFTYLEKFMVEGLTFGAVEG